TCAATGGATGAAGGTATAAAAGCGCTAGACTCAAACCCAATGCTTCCCCAAACCCCTTGACAGAAGTAGCAACAAAGAATATAACAAGTTTTCCATGAggaattttcctttttttttttttttctcatttaaattgtctttgTTCACAGCATTACAATTGTTTAGGATTGACTGATATGTGCTACGTCTCAAGCATTCTTGTAGTTTTGAAACTGCAGCATAGTGTATATTCTTcgctcacttgattcaaaagaaaggaaatagttatttttttgtcctattatttttttaaaaaataaattcttatgataatttttttaatccTTGTAGTGAAACATCTCTCATACCCTTGTTTAGGTGTTCCATTAGGCTAATAGAGTACGTTCAAAAATCAACCTGCCTGAGATGGCAGCAAAAGCATTACTTGATTTGGATTCAGAGAACCCTGGGAGATGTATTCTTTTGTCCAACAAGAGGGGCGAGAAAAATTTCTGGCCACACAACTATAGATATTAAAAACAAGGTCTGGTCTGTACATTTGTGGCTGGCAATAGATCACACCCACAAACACATCTGATTTATTCAGAGTAGGAAAGAGTAACGGACAGGATTCACCAGGAAGGGTATACCCCAGATATAAACCTTGGATTGCATGATGTTGAGGAAGAGACAAGGAAAAAATGTTGTATGTGCACAGTAAGAAGTTGGTCATTGTCTCAGGGCCTGAAAGTGTGATTAGAATCAGGAAAAATCAAAGAATTTGTGCAGAAATTGTAGTGAGAAATGCACGTAGATTCCACTATTTAAAGGATAAAGCGTGCTCTTGCGGAGATTATTCGTGAAAGGTTTCCTTTGACCAATGGATCATCAAATATGGACAAATTGTGAACCAAGAATGGATGGTCTTTTAGATGAGCACGAGTTTTAAGTTGATAGTACTTTCTTGTACAAGTTATATTCGCTTTTTGAACGTTAGCTGGTTGGTATTTCTCCATGACTAGATGTTGAAGATTGTGATGCGCAGATACTACATTTCGTCTCATCAAAATCTGGTCCATGTGGGCCCAATTCAAAGTAATTTGGCATCCAAAACGATGGAAAGTTGGGATCTGAGTGTAGGCCCACTGGATACTGTCACAATTTGAAAGGTTTCATCTGGTAAATGGTGTATTATACTGGAGAATTCACATTTGGGCTGATTGGTTCCTTAGCCGCGTCAATTTCTATATTTATAACGAAATTTGAGGGTGGGTAATCAGAATCCATATCAAGCTGAGAATCCATGGATTCAAAGTCTTTGGATCTCAAAGTCATGTATTGCAAAGATCTGAAAGCATTCAATTTCTTCCAGAAACTCCTGGTGTACGTTCTTGTTTCGCTTGAGAGCGATGATCCTGACAAGAAATTAAAGCAGAACCAGCAACAAAGGACGCCAACAGATGCAGAAGGAGATGGGAATCCTGAGTGGAATCACGAGATGCATTTTGATCTGAGTGAGGTTTCTGTTGTGGATTGTGAGCATCTCTTTATTCATTTTGATCTATACCATGAAGGGCTTTATTTTGGAGACAAAACTATTGGGGAAGTTCGTGTGCCCTTGAAGGATTTGATCGAAGAGAGTCGTGGAATCGTCAGGTTTGTGAATTATCAGGTCCGTACTCCAGATGGGAAGCCCAATGGATTACTGAATTTCTCCTATACGGTACATGCCAAGGCTGAGGATATGGGGATTCATTTCCTCACGAGTGAGATCAGTGGTTACTCGGCAGTGGTTCATCAtcgtcatcatcatcatcagtcCCCTGAGATTCAATACCCCACATCAGAAGTTGAGAGCTCATCTCCTGGAATTCACTATCCATCTCTAGAATTGGAAGATAGCCCCCTAGAAACTTACCTTGCTGCTCACATCTATCCATCTCATGGAACCCAGTATTCCTCTCATTATACCCCTGCTCCTCATGCCTATTACCCATCATCAATGCTGCCGCCACCTCCACCGCCGCCACCACCTCCACTGCTGTGCCAACCAGCACCACCACATCCAAATCCACATGGGGCATGTTACCACCCTCCTTATCCTCCAGGGTTCCGCCCTTGGGAGCCCAATGGGGTTTATGACCATAGTGTGCACAGTAACTGCAGATCAACAGGCAGACAAAGACCACAATTTTGGCAATGGTGAACCGTGGAGAAATGACTTGGCAGCTTATTGGAATGGAAGGTGAGGACCTCTAGGGCAAAATCATGTGTATTGTTTAAGATTTGAATGATGGTTATGATGTTGCTATACCTATATCTGAAACATAATTTGTCATTTATTTGGCTTTTTATCCATCACTTTGTACCAAATTTTGTCCATTCAACAGAGTAAGATAGGTGCACCATGGAAATATTTGCTTAAATATGAAGACTCTAATGATAAAATTTTGGCCGAATCCGACTTGATTCAGTGGTTAAAGGTCTGTTACATATTCAAATTGAGTTCACTTTCTCAATTTCCCATATATGAGAATTCCTTGTAACGATTGTCTATCACAGTAACaaagagaaaaattaattaaatggttcaACATGTCCAGAGAATTCTTTGAAAATTAACCAACCATATTGTCTGGAATTACCACTTGTTATTTTCATGTTCAATCGATGTAGTGACCTTTCCGCCGGGGATAGATAACTTGCACTGTTTTCTTCTCTGGTGATTTCTTGACTGCTTTTGtaaattacataaaattaaatgaaaatattatttttaataatttataaaaaaaattattatttagtctctacATTTTAAcgaaactaattatttaattttgtattttaaaaaatatattatttagtctctATGTTTTACTTTTATTAAACTGTTTAGTCCCTTAGTCAAACTGTTATTAagtttctttattttaataaaactcactagttaaattttgtatttcaaaaaaaaaaaatttaattcatttaattttatttcattaataatttagtcccacaattattttttatatgtaaaCTACTATAATTCTCTTCTACTTATTTTTCTCTTTTCATATTTCTTCTTATCTGCACCTACATCCTATTCCCTTCAATCTCGCTatactttcattttttttattaaaatgataTAAGTTAtctgtgaaaaaaaaattaatcaattttcTTAGATCTTTAAATAatcaaagaaaattattttttattaaaataatgaaaaataaatggtataacattttattattacctgataaaataatatatatcatttttaaaaattcaataattaaaataaaataattttttacaaatACACAAAAGGATTGGAGGGCCTAGATTCCCCTTGACCATCGCTCTGATGTTTAAGTCAGTATTAATATTTTTGAGAATGATAGTACAATGAGAGAATAAGGTTAGACCCTACGTACCCATTaatcttcatatatatatatatataggtatcAGTTAGACTCCCATTGGGACTAGGAATATTGAGTAGTGATAGGGTTTGATCCCCGAATATCTCGGACTATCCTATTGATAGATTTTTGTTGGTCTAAAGTCATCTTCTTATTAGGATTCTAACTCTTCATACAAATATCTCGAAATCCTCTCTTGGGAGAGGGAGATCTCCCATGTTCGAGCGTCCCTTATGCCTGTTGGGTGAGCATAATCTGTGGGCGAACGTCCTTGGACAGACGAACAATGGGCGAACGTCTTTATACTAGTTGGACGGACAAACATTCCGTGGGCGAATAATGTTATTCCTACTGAACGGGTGAACATCCCACGAATGAGTGGGATTCGAGTGAGTAGCATCATTAGTCTCCCCCCGACCCCATCTTATCCAAATCTTTAGGTTTGACTCTATCTTTTTCTTTTCACATGTTTTACTAGCTAGACCAATGTCCATCACTTGGAAGTTTTATGAACTCTTTGCCTGGGCGAGTGAGCTCTTCCTTGTATATCGAGTGTAAATAATTGCCTTAGGCTAAGCGAGCGAGCAAACGCTTTAGTGGGATAGGCGAGCAAACGCTTTAGTAAAATAGGTGACTGAATGCCTTATGGTGGGTGGGTGATTAGACACCTTGGCAGATAGGTGACTGAATGCCTTTAGAATAATGAGTGAGTGTTTGGTCCCTTTAGACAAGCAAATGAATGCCTTAGCTAATTTAGTAGCGATATATGAGCTAATTTGACAGTGATATACATATTAGAGTGAGTAAGTGAATTTGGCCAAGCGGATAAACGCCTTTATTATAGTGGGCGAGTAAATTCAATCCGGTAGACAGGCGGATAAACGCCTTTAGTTAGGACCGACGAGCAAAATCGACCTAGTAGGCAGGCAGATAAATGCTTTTGTTAGGACGGAAAGTAAATTTAGCCCGGTAGGCAAATGAATAAATGCTTTAATTAACACGAATGAGTAAATTTGGCCTGATAGGCAGGCGGATAAACACCTTAGTTAGGACGGCCGAGTAAAGTTAGTCTAGTGGGCCGGTGGATAAATGTCTTTGTTAGGACAGACAAGTAAATGTAGCTAAGTAGGTAGGAAGATAAACACCTTTGTTAGGACAAGCGAGTAAATTTGTCCCAATAGGGAAGTGGATAAACACCTTAGCTAAGACGGCTGAGTAAAATCGGCCTAATAAGTAGGTGAATAAACGTCTTTGTTACGACGGACTAGTAAATTTGGCTCAGTAGGCAAGCGGATAAACACCTTAATTAAGACGGGCGAGTAAAGTCGGCCCGATAGGCAGGCAGATAAATGCCTTTGTTATGGTGGGCAAGTAAATTCAACCTGATAGGCAAACGAATAGAAACTTTAGGTTAGCCAGGGGAGCGATCGAACTCAGGGAGCCACGGATAAATGCCTTTTTCTGTAAACATAATAAGAAGAAAATCAAATATGATCTTTTAATAGataaataaaaagactaaatagttCAATAATGCCCTTGTCTAAATAATCAAAGTAATTTTACTGATAAAACTTAAGCTTTTGATGTTCCATGATTTAGGCGTTGTCATCCCTTATCCAAGTAGCTTGATCACCCAGACAAGACACCCTTATTCTCATCACTTACTATTGTCTTTCTTCAACTTTCTCTATTTGTAGCTCACCCTGCTTTCATCATCTAGTCAAATATACTTCTACGCCCTCTCTATCAATTGGTAGTATGTCCGTGCAGGGTTTTTTTTATCAAAGAATTGACAAACTTGACATTGGTGGAACCTTTTTTTAGGGCTTTATAGGCTGTCTCTTGGTTTAGTTATTCCACCTTTATGGCTTCTGAATTGAACTGGTCTATGTAACTCTGGAGGCTCTCTCCTTCTTTCTGCTAGATCTTTTATAGGTCAGAGGACAGTTTTTTGGGTGTGATGCAAGTGATAAATTTCTATTTGAAGTCACTTGCCAGTTGGTTAAAGCTTTAGATGAAATTTATTGGGAGGTGTTGATACCACCTTTATGCTATACTGATTAGGGCAGATGGGAAGACCCTATAAAGGATAAAGTCATTGACAATCTAGAGTTGCATGGTAGTGCAGAAGTTAATAAGGTAACTACGGAGGTCaaactttccatcatatttgtcCAAGCTTGGGAGCTTGAACTTTGTAGGAAATGGCTCAACCAAAATCTCCTTTGACAAAGGAGAATAGTTTCCTACACCAAAATCATCTTCTAAGGCTATCTCTTTCTGTACCTTTTCCATTGCCTAGACCAATCTCCAATGAATACCTCTTTTAGCCGAGTCAACTTCTAAgtctttcttctctctctttttttagtTAGACTTCTGTCCCTCATTGGCTCAAATTGTGGTACTATTTTCTAAGGCCCTAAAATTATCCAGTTGCATGGCTTGATTTTTTAGGCCCAAATTCTCATCTTCCAATTCTTTGATTCATTGCAACATCTGTTCTGGTGTTAGCTATTGTATCAAAGCATTATTTGTGACTATGACACCATTGGTGGTGCCATTGGTAGTGTGTGGTGTTTCCACAATTAGTAGTTCTgatgatggtggtggtggtggtggatcTAAAGCCATGATACGGTGGAGATGACAGCAATCACAAGTTAAACATGTAATGGTTATTTCCCACAGACGGCACCAATGATACTGTCATAAGGATCTCTGTAGGTGTGGATCTGCAAAACAGGGAAACACTGGGTGGATTAGTTGACCACTGCTCTGATGCCTAAGTCAGTATTGATAATTTTGAGAATGAGAGTAGAGTTGAGAGAATAATGTTAGACGCTGggtacctatatatatatatataggtatcAGCTAGACTCCCACTAAGATTAAGAGTGTTGTTGAGTCATGATAGGGGTTGATCCCCGAATAtcttagtgttag
This Hevea brasiliensis isolate MT/VB/25A 57/8 unplaced genomic scaffold, ASM3005281v1 Scaf1, whole genome shotgun sequence DNA region includes the following protein-coding sequences:
- the LOC110646879 gene encoding protein SRC2 homolog, encoding MDSKSLDLKVMYCKDLKAFNFFQKLLVYVLVSLESDDPDKKLKQNQQQRTPTDAEGDGNPEWNHEMHFDLSEVSVVDCEHLFIHFDLYHEGLYFGDKTIGEVRVPLKDLIEESRGIVRFVNYQVRTPDGKPNGLLNFSYTVHAKAEDMGIHFLTSEISGYSAVVHHRHHHHQSPEIQYPTSEVESSSPGIHYPSLELEDSPLETYLAAHIYPSHGTQYSSHYTPAPHAYYPSSMLPPPPPPPPPPLLCQPAPPHPNPHGACYHPPYPPGFRPWEPNGVYDHSVHSNCRSTGRQRPQFWQW